Proteins from one Prevotella sp. E2-28 genomic window:
- a CDS encoding CotH kinase family protein gives MKQLLTILLSILCTFTAEAQQRAHIYMNQMGGKWNFPVVVDSLNEITFDKAQRQMHMDVSGGLTVPFDVSHADSLTFEDEPLTETKDPYQVFQLYITTKDGSDITSKDYYTDCHMALNAQGSYTSYSANIQMRGRGNSSFLWYDKKPYRIKLNDKHKVLGLDKAKSWVLLANYRDVTDMMNTFVFEMGRALGLPYTNHTRYVELFLNGDYKGIYQLTEQIQQNKNRVAVSDEHGILIALDVDDGPGESPYANDNFWSSVYRMPVCVKYPDDERWTENTVDSVRNVFAELETAINNKDYAQVQQLLDVPSFIKYLLIQEFVYNVELSAPRSIYMHKDGDGPWVMGPLWDFDAGYDFDWGQMTTGHTFFTDFTETVMGSNPLKRNGQYNYVPQFFTDLFGCPEFVEAYKAQWAAVKDTIVTHAWNECMRYIEQMRASGAIDREFQRWPISGKRFDTELNKMKQWLQNRNTHFSYLVAAIPVPSEPVNKERFCGSITVNTAMNWYQGYSQDNKVSISKQQVCNLMGLNANEMNEAELSIVPLYNDGTEGENHTNGVFGGWFDSDGDPDYYAQGHVYIEVFNDLWNWSCGLYKENCGHDAHAVIMQYQYPYNGTLLKVNIEVNFTIAQ, from the coding sequence ATGAAACAACTACTTACTATACTATTATCTATACTCTGCACCTTTACAGCAGAAGCACAGCAACGGGCTCATATCTATATGAACCAAATGGGGGGAAAATGGAACTTTCCCGTCGTAGTGGACAGTCTCAACGAAATTACGTTTGACAAGGCACAGCGACAAATGCACATGGATGTCAGTGGCGGACTAACGGTGCCTTTCGACGTGAGTCACGCAGACAGTCTGACTTTTGAAGACGAGCCACTCACAGAAACAAAAGATCCCTATCAGGTGTTCCAACTTTACATCACCACCAAGGACGGTAGCGACATCACCTCAAAAGACTATTACACCGACTGCCACATGGCTCTGAATGCCCAAGGTTCATATACCAGTTACTCTGCCAATATACAGATGCGCGGACGTGGCAACAGCTCTTTCCTCTGGTACGACAAGAAGCCCTATCGCATCAAACTCAATGACAAGCATAAGGTGTTGGGGCTGGATAAAGCCAAGAGTTGGGTATTGCTGGCCAACTATCGCGACGTGACGGATATGATGAATACTTTCGTATTTGAGATGGGACGTGCTTTGGGGCTGCCTTATACGAACCATACCCGCTACGTAGAACTTTTCCTGAATGGCGACTATAAAGGGATTTATCAGTTGACAGAGCAGATACAACAGAACAAGAACCGCGTGGCCGTGAGCGATGAGCATGGCATTCTGATAGCACTCGACGTGGACGATGGTCCTGGCGAGAGTCCTTATGCCAATGATAATTTCTGGTCATCGGTATATAGGATGCCTGTATGCGTAAAGTATCCTGATGACGAGCGATGGACAGAGAATACCGTGGACTCCGTACGCAATGTGTTTGCCGAACTAGAAACTGCGATTAATAATAAGGATTACGCCCAGGTACAGCAGTTGCTTGATGTGCCGTCATTCATCAAATACCTGCTCATTCAAGAATTTGTGTATAACGTGGAACTGTCAGCCCCTCGTTCCATCTATATGCATAAGGATGGCGACGGTCCTTGGGTGATGGGACCATTATGGGACTTTGATGCTGGCTATGATTTTGACTGGGGACAGATGACCACGGGACACACTTTCTTCACGGATTTCACCGAGACCGTCATGGGCTCTAATCCCTTGAAGCGTAACGGACAGTATAACTACGTGCCACAATTCTTCACCGACCTGTTTGGCTGTCCGGAATTCGTGGAAGCCTATAAAGCACAGTGGGCAGCAGTAAAGGACACGATTGTCACCCATGCATGGAATGAGTGCATGAGATACATAGAGCAGATGCGTGCATCGGGCGCTATAGACCGTGAGTTTCAGCGCTGGCCCATCAGTGGGAAGCGGTTTGACACCGAACTCAACAAGATGAAACAATGGCTTCAGAACAGGAACACTCATTTCTCTTACCTCGTAGCAGCAATCCCTGTGCCCAGTGAACCTGTCAACAAAGAGAGATTCTGTGGAAGCATTACTGTAAACACAGCCATGAACTGGTATCAAGGATATAGTCAGGACAATAAAGTTAGCATCAGCAAACAACAGGTATGCAATCTGATGGGCCTTAACGCCAACGAGATGAACGAAGCCGAACTGAGCATCGTTCCTCTATATAACGATGGTACTGAGGGAGAGAACCACACCAATGGTGTCTTTGGCGGATGGTTTGATAGCGATGGAGATCCAGATTATTATGCCCAAGGGCATGTATATATCGAGGTTTTCAATGATTTATGGAACTGGAGTTGCGGCCTTTATAAGGAAAACTGTGGGCACGATGCCCACGCTGTCATCATGCAATATCAATATCCTTATAACGGCACTTTACTAAAGGTGAATATAGAGGTGAACTTCACCATCGCCCAATAG
- a CDS encoding family 43 glycosylhydrolase, with amino-acid sequence MPGAGNPFIPGYFADPTIRQFGDTYYLYATTDGTGNGYGPAQVWVSKDFVNWKNIIMNWPTTEVVWAPDVMKAPDGTYRYFYCEPCVLHEGVGDSPIGPWENVLGKTDAVLVPDRFVHNAITLDGQTFVDDDGSTYLYFGTWGIYKGFGCGVARLNSDLKTFAEKKLIPNTEITDFFEAPYVFKKDGVYYFTYSSGSCHDDTYRVQYATSTVGPMGPYEYKGCILKTNADQTVHGPGHHSILKKDGKYYIVYHRHNLPRSVHGFNRQICIDEMRFDNEGNILPVVPTHNAQNVDLFKGASKCKNLAFGAKVTASSYYDEWFKPEYAVDDNNATLWKARTVYGTDPLDEGMKQRLLLHPDDFGEWLQIDLGKPTKFNEIWTQFEYATFFYQYIILTSLDGKTWDLFVDRSANTMQGSPMIDKKAVKARYVRIVITDTQKNGHMPAIWNVKIWKKAPVLPDMQVESYDGYPGMHKKDVDDRYTYQNKSHMAPPPTFLNLNAKLIAEEDSVKMPTDYTEIRNWSAYKIDNSQKEEFRLKANKPLRLRVKDGHWAFFFNGSQHLTAPFELPTYMRYNASFYIEALVLPTKTGPVSTVVSLSSSRADLATTQFRLGSDPATGLMNHNGSFESSGAPMEILENEGKWQHWFIAYDGWMEKVYLNGKLLKEQNNFLMIRPEGNIMIGADGQGTNHFVGYISILNVTSGMNLFNSGFKYISDEYVQNLYKNRMKEKFSSLGDDDFDESDPNSKFTLSPQMKPVFEKKESFTLSTQSADFNQAPLSHGGTVYKDLEGDFVVMTRVNDMEGLAEHSVKGYNEVGLLIANGNTYYQLGAFPLYNCGNMLTVLSPHGRPQFPNSKGYDFDSIMQFERRGDLLFARTSKDGVTWNNMPGSPIEVKAKKLSVGVYQTTYSENYSWATLSDFIIYQ; translated from the coding sequence ATGCCAGGTGCGGGCAATCCGTTTATTCCAGGCTATTTTGCCGACCCCACCATCCGTCAGTTTGGCGATACCTATTACCTCTATGCCACCACCGACGGTACTGGCAACGGTTACGGACCAGCTCAGGTATGGGTGAGTAAGGATTTTGTGAATTGGAAGAACATCATTATGAACTGGCCCACAACGGAAGTGGTGTGGGCTCCCGATGTGATGAAGGCGCCAGATGGCACCTATCGCTACTTTTACTGTGAACCTTGTGTGCTTCATGAAGGTGTCGGCGATTCGCCTATAGGACCTTGGGAAAACGTGTTGGGGAAAACCGATGCCGTGCTTGTGCCCGACCGTTTCGTTCATAACGCCATTACGCTGGATGGTCAGACCTTTGTGGATGATGATGGCTCCACGTATCTTTATTTCGGCACATGGGGCATCTACAAGGGCTTCGGCTGTGGAGTGGCTCGCCTGAACAGCGACCTTAAGACCTTTGCTGAGAAGAAGTTGATTCCTAATACGGAAATCACTGATTTCTTCGAGGCACCTTATGTCTTTAAGAAAGACGGTGTCTACTATTTCACCTATAGCAGTGGTTCTTGTCATGATGATACTTACCGCGTACAGTATGCCACATCTACCGTAGGCCCAATGGGACCTTACGAATACAAAGGCTGTATTCTCAAAACGAATGCCGACCAGACCGTACACGGCCCAGGACATCATAGCATCCTGAAAAAAGACGGGAAATACTATATAGTCTATCATCGCCACAACCTGCCTCGCAGCGTTCATGGCTTTAATCGACAGATATGTATCGATGAGATGCGTTTCGATAATGAGGGGAATATCCTGCCCGTGGTGCCTACCCACAATGCTCAGAACGTTGACCTTTTCAAAGGAGCGTCTAAATGCAAGAATCTTGCCTTCGGGGCTAAGGTTACAGCCTCATCCTACTACGACGAATGGTTCAAACCAGAATATGCAGTAGATGACAATAATGCTACACTGTGGAAAGCTCGCACGGTATACGGAACAGATCCACTCGACGAAGGCATGAAACAGAGACTCTTGCTGCATCCTGACGATTTCGGAGAGTGGCTACAGATAGACCTCGGCAAACCAACGAAGTTCAACGAGATATGGACGCAATTCGAATATGCTACATTCTTCTATCAGTATATCATTTTAACCTCACTTGATGGCAAGACGTGGGACTTGTTTGTAGATCGTTCTGCCAATACCATGCAAGGCTCGCCAATGATAGACAAGAAGGCTGTAAAAGCGCGTTATGTCCGTATCGTCATTACTGACACGCAGAAAAACGGCCACATGCCTGCCATCTGGAATGTGAAGATTTGGAAGAAGGCCCCTGTCTTGCCCGATATGCAGGTTGAGAGTTATGATGGCTATCCTGGTATGCATAAGAAAGATGTGGACGACCGTTATACTTATCAAAATAAAAGCCACATGGCTCCTCCTCCTACATTCCTCAATCTAAATGCAAAGCTGATTGCCGAAGAGGACAGTGTAAAGATGCCTACCGATTATACGGAAATTCGCAATTGGTCTGCATATAAGATAGACAACAGCCAAAAGGAAGAGTTTCGATTAAAAGCCAACAAACCATTGCGCCTTCGCGTGAAAGACGGTCACTGGGCATTCTTTTTCAATGGTAGCCAGCATCTGACGGCACCTTTTGAACTACCAACTTATATGCGTTATAACGCTTCCTTCTATATCGAGGCATTGGTGCTTCCAACGAAGACAGGCCCCGTTTCTACTGTAGTATCTCTTTCCAGTTCACGTGCTGATTTGGCCACTACGCAATTCCGCTTAGGCAGTGACCCTGCAACAGGATTGATGAATCATAACGGTTCGTTCGAGAGTAGTGGTGCCCCCATGGAAATACTTGAGAATGAAGGCAAATGGCAACATTGGTTCATTGCATACGACGGATGGATGGAAAAGGTGTATCTGAACGGCAAACTACTGAAAGAGCAGAACAACTTCCTGATGATTCGTCCTGAAGGTAACATCATGATTGGGGCCGATGGTCAGGGCACGAATCATTTTGTAGGCTACATTTCCATTCTCAATGTTACTTCAGGCATGAACCTATTCAACAGCGGTTTCAAGTATATATCTGACGAATACGTACAGAACCTCTATAAGAATAGAATGAAGGAAAAATTTTCTTCGCTTGGAGATGATGACTTTGACGAATCAGACCCTAACAGCAAGTTCACGCTCTCACCACAGATGAAGCCTGTCTTTGAGAAGAAAGAATCATTCACGCTCAGTACCCAGAGTGCAGACTTCAATCAGGCACCGCTCAGTCATGGTGGTACTGTCTATAAAGACTTAGAGGGCGACTTTGTTGTGATGACCCGTGTAAATGATATGGAAGGGCTTGCTGAGCATAGTGTAAAGGGGTATAATGAAGTGGGACTGCTCATCGCTAATGGAAATACCTATTATCAACTTGGCGCTTTCCCGCTTTACAACTGTGGAAACATGCTTACTGTGCTGAGTCCTCATGGTCGTCCGCAATTCCCCAACTCCAAGGGTTACGATTTCGATTCTATCATGCAGTTCGAACGTCGTGGCGATTTACTCTTCGCCCGTACCAGTAAGGATGGCGTGACATGGAATAATATGCCAGGCTCGCCTATTGAGGTAAAAGCGAAGAAGTTGTCTGTAGGTGTTTATCAAACCACCTATTCCGAGAACTATTCTTGGGCTACACTTAGTGACTTCATCATCTACCAATAG
- a CDS encoding DUF6055 domain-containing protein has product MKKLSTLLFLFTLASVAFAQKTVYIPNEWRNPWPSDSLLYKESDPENKYTWSKSRSVESDNVIIFWDKNYGDKKPNELATSDWNYVDIPDLLNKCEAFYDLEINKLGFVDPVNSNHSKYKMMVLMNYSKQGDWACYGGGYDFVISALWLNSATCKPVGHSVAHEVGHSFHYMCYAEHSGHQDSDTDNTGFHLACGNGQAIWEQTAQWQAAQSYPELMFDQSISVFRRSHNYAFSHEWHRYQSYWFHYFINQYYNDITTVAKVWNQPMTGQSRGNGTDFNQALMALKGLDATGLFRLYYEYAARCATWDIDACRSYGKNYIGDFDYRCVLVGDTAYQVALASVPQASGFNIIPLNVPSAGTTVTTHFTALPAMSKLASGDPAEMMTGETAWGKTTRTNYVKPTNFSRRAFRLGYVALLKDGSRQYFNADSLYCEGNALKTCEVSMVVPENTQQMWLIVVPAPTTYLQHKWDENANNDDMWPYRFRLEGTELGSKAQVYVAPEIDDRDVADITFTYDVNLPRLNSYDYVTVNVSGKAQAMLGTAFQMTPADIADKMQAWTTGGPSEGKVMFYSLNPRTQARVNRGSTANGYGHWFNASGSVVNYADGYLYSEFSPSALSFNVGQYPNRLTIGNDYTIGQALRYKQSADKEATARFIFRVHVTSSDYGVQLASIDYTDPRTLGIKNLTPALNESEVVVYDLQGRKLSKPQKGINIINGHKVSVK; this is encoded by the coding sequence ATGAAAAAACTATCTACATTACTATTTCTGTTTACACTGGCTTCTGTGGCATTCGCACAGAAGACGGTCTATATTCCTAATGAATGGCGAAACCCTTGGCCATCAGACTCGTTGCTCTACAAAGAAAGCGACCCAGAGAATAAGTACACGTGGTCGAAAAGTCGTTCTGTGGAGAGCGATAACGTGATTATCTTTTGGGATAAGAACTATGGCGACAAGAAACCCAACGAACTGGCCACCAGTGACTGGAACTACGTAGATATACCCGATTTGCTGAATAAATGCGAGGCATTCTACGACTTGGAAATCAATAAATTGGGCTTTGTAGATCCCGTGAATAGCAACCACAGTAAATACAAGATGATGGTGCTGATGAACTATTCTAAACAAGGCGACTGGGCATGTTACGGCGGTGGCTACGACTTTGTGATCTCTGCCTTATGGCTGAACTCTGCCACCTGTAAGCCTGTAGGGCATTCCGTGGCTCATGAGGTAGGTCACTCCTTCCATTATATGTGCTATGCAGAACATAGCGGACATCAGGATTCTGATACCGATAATACTGGCTTCCATTTGGCATGTGGCAATGGACAGGCAATTTGGGAACAGACAGCACAATGGCAGGCTGCACAGTCATATCCGGAATTGATGTTCGACCAGAGTATCAGCGTGTTCCGTCGTTCTCATAACTATGCCTTCTCACACGAGTGGCATCGCTATCAGTCGTATTGGTTCCATTATTTTATTAACCAGTACTACAACGACATTACCACTGTAGCTAAGGTATGGAATCAGCCCATGACGGGTCAGAGTCGTGGCAACGGCACCGACTTCAATCAGGCGCTGATGGCACTGAAGGGACTGGATGCTACAGGACTGTTCCGCCTTTACTATGAATATGCCGCTCGATGTGCTACGTGGGACATTGACGCTTGTCGCTCCTACGGAAAGAACTATATCGGTGATTTCGACTACCGTTGCGTCCTCGTAGGCGATACGGCCTATCAGGTCGCATTAGCCTCTGTGCCTCAGGCTTCAGGATTCAATATCATCCCTCTGAACGTACCTTCTGCTGGCACCACCGTGACCACACATTTCACAGCTCTGCCGGCCATGTCGAAACTTGCTTCCGGCGACCCAGCAGAGATGATGACTGGCGAGACAGCGTGGGGAAAGACAACCCGTACAAATTATGTAAAGCCCACGAATTTCTCACGTCGTGCTTTCCGATTGGGCTATGTGGCTCTCTTGAAAGATGGCTCGCGCCAGTATTTCAATGCCGACTCCCTCTATTGTGAAGGCAATGCGTTGAAGACCTGCGAGGTGAGCATGGTTGTTCCTGAGAATACACAGCAGATGTGGCTCATCGTAGTACCTGCACCTACCACATACCTACAGCATAAATGGGACGAGAATGCTAATAATGATGATATGTGGCCTTACCGCTTCCGTCTGGAAGGCACAGAGTTGGGATCGAAGGCTCAGGTCTATGTGGCACCGGAGATTGACGACCGCGATGTTGCTGACATCACCTTTACCTATGATGTCAACCTGCCCCGTTTAAATTCCTACGACTACGTAACTGTAAACGTCTCAGGCAAGGCACAGGCCATGTTAGGCACCGCCTTCCAGATGACACCAGCTGATATCGCTGATAAGATGCAAGCTTGGACTACAGGAGGTCCTTCGGAAGGAAAGGTGATGTTCTATTCTTTGAATCCTAGGACTCAGGCCCGTGTCAATCGTGGCAGTACAGCCAATGGCTATGGTCACTGGTTTAATGCTTCGGGTTCTGTTGTTAATTATGCCGATGGCTACCTTTATAGCGAGTTCTCACCCAGTGCTCTTTCGTTTAATGTGGGACAGTATCCCAACCGCCTGACTATTGGTAATGACTATACCATTGGACAGGCTCTGCGCTATAAGCAATCGGCAGACAAAGAGGCTACAGCCCGCTTTATCTTCCGTGTGCATGTGACGAGTAGTGATTACGGTGTACAGCTTGCCAGCATAGATTATACCGACCCGCGCACACTGGGCATTAAGAACCTCACCCCAGCCCTCAACGAAAGCGAGGTTGTCGTTTATGACCTTCAAGGTCGAAAGCTCTCTAAGCCTCAGAAGGGCATTAATATTATCAATGGGCATAAAGTTTCTGTTAAGTAA
- a CDS encoding DUF4859 domain-containing protein, which produces MITTHFKKLMAVVICLLTGLTAQAQLTATFEPYAATDWNNQKAVNFKLTEVAQALQTDTATLVAALNSWTAEGSTDANMVFLTTTEGQSDNYTQGGKGGFWVNADGMPQAWSDDNTALRWYNTIGWDSAEDLFTITIGQYPAQCAVGDTFKPKFVLKLGDKEATIEITINIMEKPVVSIPEPKLTWKDLTIVDDITKDVEQKVRSGYDSDKVEVNLTEALVKLGISDANLVQDELKQLLFAKKAYMTDDVVMGAQLSDSLTNESSANGIGFWMRAVSDEEGEETPECACFAYDGSDKFYMEAFAFDAETGILSCNLGQYPNNLKAGKTYYTYIYIVYGDKAIRILYNLIVPEQQLGTLADYEKAGESTMKVEMEPMESYDTKNFSIDIETITTALGCAVGEIDDFYMLDSDVDFAGKNQEGVGYWVGIDGAVIAWGDNAMFYVTPKADDFSKFGIGQYPGHMNVGDSARATIYFLANSKYYQLGIDLVIVEPKQVDVVFESVAQRSVEVQQVPGDYVWTSGVDIPEAWVEEQIGTADWTLYALATLNEDGSEKEGNAKYSKSYTCTPYPGFWMDADGRNVGWNQTPTRVGITVASPEGKFSLMQHPGVTLGDVFRFPIFLVNEENGKMVTFNFTYSIVESVVEIKEVGSEDIVIPVSNSEEGEATTIDLAKAAEALGITVDALVEGKFLQGMTADGTYGAGVNIYDGLSFDAKGASTMVEADVFMYFSIEANEDGKTGTLTTYNMGAVADDFSAMGVMCFLVEGKRYVYNVRFVSAKYYTDGIAENPRISNLKSQTIYDLQGRKIEKATRGLYILNGRKYIVK; this is translated from the coding sequence ATGATTACTACTCATTTCAAAAAACTGATGGCAGTCGTGATTTGCCTTTTGACTGGACTGACAGCACAGGCACAGTTGACGGCAACCTTTGAACCGTATGCTGCTACTGATTGGAACAACCAAAAAGCAGTGAATTTCAAACTGACGGAAGTTGCTCAGGCTTTACAGACAGATACCGCAACTCTTGTTGCTGCACTGAATTCATGGACGGCAGAGGGTAGTACCGATGCCAACATGGTGTTCCTGACAACCACAGAGGGGCAGAGTGATAACTATACGCAGGGCGGCAAGGGCGGCTTCTGGGTAAATGCCGATGGTATGCCTCAAGCATGGAGTGACGATAACACTGCGCTTCGCTGGTATAACACAATAGGGTGGGATAGTGCAGAAGATCTCTTCACCATCACTATCGGTCAGTATCCTGCCCAGTGTGCTGTTGGTGATACTTTCAAGCCTAAGTTCGTGTTGAAACTGGGCGATAAGGAGGCTACCATAGAGATTACCATTAACATCATGGAGAAACCTGTAGTATCGATTCCTGAACCAAAACTGACTTGGAAGGACCTTACCATCGTGGATGATATCACGAAGGATGTAGAACAGAAGGTTCGTAGTGGTTATGATTCTGACAAAGTGGAGGTTAACCTGACTGAGGCTCTTGTTAAACTGGGAATCAGTGATGCTAATTTAGTGCAAGATGAGTTGAAACAGCTGCTCTTCGCCAAGAAGGCGTATATGACAGACGATGTGGTTATGGGTGCTCAACTGAGCGACTCTCTGACCAACGAGTCATCTGCTAATGGTATTGGTTTTTGGATGCGTGCAGTTAGTGATGAAGAAGGTGAAGAGACTCCTGAATGTGCATGCTTTGCTTATGATGGGTCTGACAAATTCTATATGGAGGCGTTTGCTTTCGATGCCGAGACGGGTATCCTATCTTGTAACTTGGGTCAGTATCCTAATAATCTGAAGGCTGGCAAGACCTATTATACTTACATCTATATTGTATATGGTGATAAGGCTATCCGAATTCTCTATAATCTGATAGTGCCAGAGCAGCAGTTGGGTACACTGGCTGACTATGAGAAAGCTGGTGAAAGTACGATGAAAGTTGAAATGGAGCCTATGGAGAGTTACGATACCAAGAACTTCTCTATTGACATTGAAACCATTACTACAGCTTTGGGATGTGCTGTCGGTGAAATCGATGATTTCTATATGTTGGATAGTGATGTTGATTTTGCTGGAAAGAACCAGGAAGGTGTTGGCTATTGGGTTGGTATCGATGGCGCAGTTATCGCTTGGGGCGACAATGCTATGTTCTATGTTACACCGAAGGCCGATGACTTCTCGAAGTTTGGTATCGGTCAGTATCCTGGTCATATGAATGTAGGTGACTCTGCACGTGCTACCATCTATTTCTTGGCAAATAGTAAGTATTATCAGTTGGGAATTGACCTGGTGATTGTGGAGCCCAAACAGGTAGATGTCGTATTTGAGAGTGTGGCTCAGCGTTCTGTCGAAGTACAGCAGGTGCCTGGTGATTATGTATGGACCTCTGGTGTGGATATTCCTGAAGCATGGGTGGAAGAGCAGATTGGTACAGCCGATTGGACGCTCTATGCTCTGGCTACACTCAACGAAGATGGATCCGAGAAAGAAGGCAATGCCAAGTATTCGAAGTCATACACTTGCACACCTTATCCTGGCTTCTGGATGGATGCCGATGGTCGAAACGTAGGATGGAACCAAACTCCTACCCGTGTAGGTATCACTGTGGCAAGTCCTGAAGGCAAGTTCTCTCTGATGCAGCATCCTGGTGTGACTCTGGGTGATGTGTTCCGCTTCCCCATCTTCTTGGTTAACGAGGAAAACGGTAAGATGGTAACCTTCAACTTCACTTATAGCATTGTGGAGTCGGTTGTAGAAATTAAGGAAGTTGGCTCAGAGGATATTGTAATACCTGTCTCAAATAGTGAAGAGGGTGAAGCTACGACAATAGACTTGGCAAAGGCTGCTGAAGCTCTTGGAATTACCGTTGATGCTTTAGTTGAAGGGAAGTTCCTACAAGGAATGACAGCTGATGGTACATACGGCGCAGGTGTTAATATATATGATGGCCTGTCATTCGATGCTAAAGGTGCTTCCACTATGGTTGAGGCTGACGTGTTTATGTATTTCTCAATTGAAGCGAATGAGGACGGCAAGACAGGTACTCTGACCACTTACAATATGGGTGCTGTCGCTGATGACTTCAGTGCTATGGGTGTTATGTGCTTCCTCGTTGAGGGCAAACGCTATGTCTATAACGTAAGATTCGTATCCGCGAAGTATTATACTGACGGCATTGCTGAGAATCCTCGAATCTCAAACCTCAAGTCTCAAACCATTTATGACCTGCAGGGACGTAAGATTGAGAAGGCAACACGTGGACTTTATATCCTGAACGGTCGCAAATATATTGTGAAATAA